One genomic window of Halolamina sediminis includes the following:
- a CDS encoding HEWD family protein, producing the protein MSDLLRTPDRRVCERCGRLERYDGGVWRADRLGEVYCIHEWDIDGTFVPIEGESAAAAEKC; encoded by the coding sequence ATGAGCGATCTCCTTCGCACGCCCGACCGGCGCGTCTGCGAGCGCTGCGGGCGGCTCGAACGGTACGACGGCGGGGTATGGCGGGCCGACCGGCTCGGCGAGGTGTACTGCATCCACGAGTGGGACATCGACGGTACGTTCGTCCCGATCGAGGGCGAGTCCGCGGCCGCGGCCGAGAAGTGCTGA
- a CDS encoding GNAT family N-acetyltransferase → MEIRDAVPGDAAAVASLARESWHAAYDDLLGAGTVDATVEEWYDTESLREEIREVDAADGACFLVADDDGVIGFANAGPARDWESDPDGPDAFFSRLYVAPEHWGAGVGSELTAHVARQLRAAGHEHVWLEVFDGNERGRGFYESIGFERIGSVTESFGGTEVTTLHLAAPLSRLVEASQSVE, encoded by the coding sequence ATGGAGATCCGCGACGCCGTTCCCGGCGACGCCGCCGCCGTCGCTTCCCTCGCCCGGGAATCGTGGCACGCTGCCTACGACGACCTGCTGGGCGCGGGGACGGTCGATGCGACGGTCGAGGAGTGGTACGACACCGAGTCGCTACGGGAGGAAATCCGGGAGGTGGACGCGGCCGACGGTGCCTGCTTTCTCGTCGCCGACGACGACGGCGTGATCGGCTTCGCCAACGCCGGCCCAGCACGGGACTGGGAGAGCGACCCCGACGGCCCGGACGCCTTCTTCTCGCGGCTCTACGTCGCGCCCGAGCACTGGGGGGCGGGCGTCGGCAGCGAACTCACGGCTCACGTCGCCCGCCAGCTCCGCGCGGCGGGCCACGAACACGTCTGGCTGGAGGTGTTCGACGGGAACGAACGAGGCCGGGGGTTCTACGAGTCGATCGGCTTCGAGCGGATCGGCAGCGTCACCGAATCGTTCGGCGGGACCGAGGTGACGACGCTGCATCTCGCGGCGCCGCTGTCACGGCTAGTCGAAGCGTCGCAGTCAGTCGAATAG
- a CDS encoding sugar phosphate isomerase/epimerase family protein, with protein sequence MQYGNSVGPFPDRIPETPDSFAFVEPSLGESNVPLREFDPESVRERCNEADLDLIVHLPIEQPLVHAPPEHADGAHAYVERALDLAAAAGADRAVAHCTANRGSRDDLDLFRENVRRLDAAGAERGVEVTFENLGKLDRGYDLDTVGRVLEDCGAACCFDVGHAFEEDGQVAIESFLADYAHLVTHLHVHDVRARGDTHLALGDGEIDYEPVAAELTAAGFDGTITIESFSPDQALCVHSADRLRAAFDRVE encoded by the coding sequence ATGCAGTACGGCAACAGCGTCGGCCCGTTCCCCGATCGCATCCCCGAGACGCCCGACAGCTTCGCGTTCGTCGAGCCCTCCCTCGGCGAGTCGAACGTCCCCCTCCGCGAGTTCGACCCCGAGTCCGTCCGGGAGCGCTGTAACGAGGCCGACCTCGACCTGATCGTCCACCTGCCCATCGAGCAACCGCTGGTTCACGCCCCGCCGGAACACGCCGACGGCGCCCACGCCTACGTCGAACGGGCGCTCGATCTCGCGGCGGCGGCGGGTGCCGACCGGGCGGTCGCACACTGCACCGCCAACCGCGGGAGCCGCGACGACCTCGACCTGTTCCGGGAGAACGTCCGCCGGCTCGACGCGGCAGGCGCCGAGCGCGGCGTCGAGGTCACGTTCGAAAACCTCGGGAAGCTCGACCGCGGCTACGACCTCGACACCGTCGGCCGGGTCCTCGAGGACTGCGGCGCCGCCTGCTGTTTCGACGTGGGACACGCGTTCGAGGAGGACGGGCAGGTGGCGATCGAGTCGTTCCTCGCCGACTACGCCCACCTCGTGACCCACCTTCACGTCCACGACGTCCGCGCCCGCGGGGACACCCACCTCGCGCTCGGCGACGGCGAGATCGACTACGAACCCGTCGCTGCCGAACTGACCGCGGCGGGGTTCGACGGGACGATCACGATCGAGTCGTTCAGCCCCGATCAGGCCCTCTGTGTCCACTCGGCCGACCGGCTCCGGGCGGCGTTCGACCGCGTCGAGTAG